One genomic segment of Methanotorris formicicus Mc-S-70 includes these proteins:
- a CDS encoding winged helix-turn-helix transcriptional regulator yields the protein MEDIFSLLGKKGVIDIIFKIKEGVNTFTTLKKSLDEEGKGVSTRTLAERLDELEHENIIQKESHKYILTKKGEELIGIIGEVKSWEAKWREVKIPRVILGMLGEKK from the coding sequence ATGGAAGACATATTTAGTTTATTGGGAAAAAAAGGGGTTATAGATATAATTTTTAAGATTAAGGAAGGAGTAAACACATTCACAACATTGAAAAAAAGCCTTGACGAGGAAGGTAAGGGTGTAAGTACAAGAACCTTGGCTGAGAGATTGGATGAATTGGAACATGAGAATATCATTCAAAAAGAATCTCATAAGTATATACTTACGAAAAAGGGAGAAGAACTTATTGGGATTATTGGGGAAGTAAAATCTTGGGAAGCCAAATGGAGAGAGGTTAAAATACCAAGGGTTATTCTTGGAATGTTGGGTGAGAAGAAATAA
- a CDS encoding MinD/ParA family ATP-binding protein, with amino-acid sequence MKTITFSIAKGGTGKSTLTANVAAALAMKGKKVVILDADIGSKSLTQLFGKEIKKSLIDAIKEDLSIDEILVETDIENLYIITSGKSLEDYFGIDGYKAFEKLIGLKKFDYLFIDAPTTTTGIETYLSLGFSEYFVLVLDFMSFGPSLQGAINAAVIGRNYLECKPVGFILNKSDVMVPESVINDIEKLLGMKCIADIPRNALLEQSYNRKEILYVKKTDANFNKLIDNIVDELEALPEYKKTSIPELLKRIKDSLIL; translated from the coding sequence ATGAAGACAATCACATTTTCCATAGCGAAAGGAGGAACAGGAAAAAGTACTCTAACTGCAAACGTTGCTGCAGCACTGGCTATGAAGGGTAAGAAGGTCGTTATATTAGATGCCGATATTGGATCAAAGTCATTAACTCAACTTTTTGGAAAGGAAATAAAAAAATCACTTATAGATGCAATTAAAGAAGATTTGAGTATTGATGAAATATTGGTGGAGACGGATATTGAGAACCTTTACATAATCACAAGTGGAAAATCATTAGAAGATTATTTTGGAATTGATGGATATAAAGCGTTTGAAAAATTGATAGGGTTAAAAAAATTTGACTACTTGTTTATTGATGCTCCAACAACCACAACCGGTATAGAGACATACCTTTCCTTAGGGTTTTCTGAGTATTTCGTTTTGGTTTTGGATTTTATGTCTTTCGGTCCAAGTTTACAAGGGGCAATTAATGCGGCAGTTATAGGAAGGAATTATCTTGAATGTAAACCGGTAGGGTTTATATTGAATAAGTCAGATGTCATGGTTCCAGAGAGTGTTATAAATGATATTGAAAAATTACTCGGTATGAAATGCATTGCGGATATTCCAAGGAATGCATTGCTTGAGCAATCATACAACAGAAAAGAGATCTTATATGTAAAAAAGACAGATGCAAACTTCAACAAACTAATTGACAATATAGTAGATGAGTTAGAGGCACTTCCAGAATACAAAAAAACAAGTATCCCTGAATTATTAAAGAGAATAAAAGATAGTTTAATATTGTAA